One genomic region from Leptospira montravelensis encodes:
- a CDS encoding Smr/MutS family protein has translation MRTIYIRKLRFEEARIKLERELHDAFMDGESYVEILHGIGEGILRRMAIDYVESCGFLKLVETDPMFRSNPGATIVEILAPSKEYINRLKS, from the coding sequence GTGCGTACCATCTACATCCGCAAACTCCGATTTGAAGAAGCTCGTATCAAGTTAGAACGAGAACTCCATGATGCTTTTATGGATGGGGAATCGTACGTCGAAATTTTACATGGAATTGGGGAAGGAATCCTACGGAGAATGGCGATTGACTACGTAGAGTCTTGCGGTTTTCTGAAATTAGTGGAGACCGATCCAATGTTTCGGTCAAACCCGGGTGCAACGATTGTGGAAATTCTTGCCCCTTCCAAAGAATACATCAACCGATTGAAATCATGA
- a CDS encoding response regulator, protein MNITQLQTEKNAILCVDDEPILLLSLVQELKREIGGGYTYETAQNPEEAMEVIDDLCSSGVEVILILSDWLMPGMRGDEFLIQVHQKYPHIKSILISGHADRDAINRVKEEAKTYAIFSKPWNTRELLDAVRFCCNLT, encoded by the coding sequence TTGAATATTACGCAGCTACAAACCGAAAAAAACGCAATTCTATGCGTGGATGATGAGCCGATCCTGCTCCTTTCCCTCGTACAAGAACTAAAACGGGAAATCGGTGGTGGTTATACGTACGAAACAGCCCAAAATCCAGAAGAAGCTATGGAAGTGATCGATGACCTTTGCAGTTCTGGAGTGGAAGTCATTCTCATTCTCTCTGATTGGTTGATGCCGGGAATGCGAGGAGACGAATTTCTCATCCAAGTCCACCAAAAATACCCACATATCAAGTCCATTCTGATTTCAGGCCATGCGGATCGTGATGCCATCAACCGTGTGAAGGAAGAAGCAAAAACCTATGCCATTTTTTCCAAACCTTGGAATACTAGAGAATTGCTAGATGCAGTTCGTTTCTGTTGCAATTTGACCTAA